The Chitinophaga lutea genome contains the following window.
CCGGCGGGCTCGTTTCTTCTTCGATGCTCACGAGGTTGTCGAGCTGGATGGCTTCGCCGCGGGCATTGCGCACGTAAATGCTTTGCAGATCCACGGGGTCGTCGCGGTCGGAGCGGAACACCTGGCCCATTACCTGGTACTGTTTGCCGTTTCGGATGAAATAACCGAACCGGCGGTTACTCAAAGCCAGCTGCAGGGTGGAAGAAATATCCGCCACGGAAACGCCCAGCTCGCTGGCTTTGGCGCGGTTGATGTGAATGCGCAGCTCGGGTTTGTTGAACTTCAGGTCAACGTCAATGCCCTGGAACACAGGGTTGGCCGAAGCGGCATCCACGAATTGCGGTATCACCGCCGAGAGTTTTTCGAAGTTCACGTTTTGCAACACGAACGACACCGGCAGGCCGCCGCGGCGCCCCACCTGGATGGTTTGCTGCTCAATGGCGAACACCTTGCCCTGCGGGAACCGGTACATATTGCGGTTCACCATGTTCACGATATCTTTCTGGGAACGGGTTCTGTCTTGTGGCTCGGGCAGCGTCACAAATGAAAACGCGGTGTTCACGGAACCGGCGCCGGAGAAGCCGGGAGCGGTCACGGAAAGGATCACTTTCTTTTCAGGAATGGAATCCTGCATGAAACTCACGAGGTCGGTCACGTATTTATCCATGGCATCGTAAGAGGTGCCTTCGGGGGCGGTGACGGACAGGCGGAACATGCTCCTGTCTTCGATCGGGGCCAGCTCGGACTGCAGGGTGTTGAACAGCCAGTAGATCATGCCGAGGCACACAAAAATGATCGCCACGGCTATCCAGCGGGCTTTCATGAAAGCAGTCAGGGAATTTTTATAGCTGTCTTCCATCCAGCGGAAGAAGGGCTCCGTTTTTTCGTAGAACCAGGAATGTTTGTGCGTTTTACGCGCCAGTTTAACGTTGAGCACGGGCGTGAGCGTGAGCGACACGAATGCGGAAATCAGTACCGCGCCGGCCACCACGATGCCGAACTCGCGGAAAAGGCTGCCCACAAATCCCTGCAGGAATATGATCGGCAGGAATACGAAAGCCAGTGTGATGGAAGTGGCGATCACCGCAAAGAAGATCTCTTCGGAACCTTCTTTGGCCGCGCGCATACGCGGCAGGCCCGCTTCTATTTTTTTGTAGATGTTTTCGGTTACCACGATGCCGTCGTCCACCACCAGGCCCGTGGCCAGTACGATCGCCAGCAGGGTGAGGATGTTGATGGTGAAGCCGCATACGTACATGATGAAGAACGCACCGATGAGCGACACGGGAATGTCGACGATCGGGCGAAGCGCCATCAGCCAGTCGCGGAAGAACAGGTATACGATCAGGATCACCAGTACGAGTGCGATGATCAGGGTTTCCTGTACTTCGTGGATACTTTTCTTAATGAAGGCGGTATTGTCCATGGCGATGTTCAGCGAAAAGTCGTCGGGCACTTCCTTTTTCAGGTCTTCGTACCGTTTGTAAAATTCCTCTGAAATGGCCACGTAGTTGGAGCCGGGTTGGGGAATAAGGGCCAGCGCGATCTGCGGAATGTTGGACTCCTTCAGCTGCGTTTCTTCGTTTTCGGGGCCGAGCACGGCCTGGCCTACGTCGCGGAGGCGGATTTGGGCGCCGTTGACGTTTTTGATGATCAGTTCGTTGAATTCCTCTTCCGTGTCGAGGCGGCCGAAAGTTCGCACGGTGAGCTCCGTGGCGTTGCCGGCGATTTTACCGGACGGCAGTTCCACGTTCTCCTGCTGGAGGGCCAGCTGCACGTCGCCGGGGGTGAGGCTGTAAGCCGACAGGCGGGCGGGGTCCAGCCAGATACGCATGGCGTACTTTTTTTCACCCCATATCTGGATGGCGCTCACGCCGGGAATGGTCTGCAGTTTTTCCAGCAGCACGTTGGTGGCATACTCCGTGATCTCGAGCTGGTTGCGGGTATTGCTCTGCACGGTCATGGAAATGATCGCGTCGGAGTTGGCGTCCGCTTTGGATACCACGGGCGGCGCCTCGAGGTCGGTAGGCAGGTTACGCTGCGCCTGCGATACCTTGTCGCGCACGTCGTTGGTGGCGGCTTCGAGGTCTTCGCCCAGTTCAAACTCCACGGTGATATTGCTGCTGCCCTGGCTACTGAGCGACGAGATATTTTTGATACCGGCCACGCCGTTGATGGCTTTCTCGAGCGTTTCGGTGATCTGTGTTTCGATGATGTCCGAGTTGGCGCCCGGGTAGGAGGTGCGCACGTTCACCACCGGCGGGTCAATCGCGGGGAAGTCGCGTACGCCGAGGAAAGAAAAGCCCACCAGACCGAAGATCACAATGATGATGTTCATCACGATGGCTAATACGGGTCTTTTGAGGGATATGGAAGGTAAACTCATGATAATCTCTTTTAGCGTTATTCTCTACTGCACTTTATTATACTTAAAGG
Protein-coding sequences here:
- a CDS encoding efflux RND transporter permease subunit — protein: MSLPSISLKRPVLAIVMNIIIVIFGLVGFSFLGVRDFPAIDPPVVNVRTSYPGANSDIIETQITETLEKAINGVAGIKNISSLSSQGSSNITVEFELGEDLEAATNDVRDKVSQAQRNLPTDLEAPPVVSKADANSDAIISMTVQSNTRNQLEITEYATNVLLEKLQTIPGVSAIQIWGEKKYAMRIWLDPARLSAYSLTPGDVQLALQQENVELPSGKIAGNATELTVRTFGRLDTEEEFNELIIKNVNGAQIRLRDVGQAVLGPENEETQLKESNIPQIALALIPQPGSNYVAISEEFYKRYEDLKKEVPDDFSLNIAMDNTAFIKKSIHEVQETLIIALVLVILIVYLFFRDWLMALRPIVDIPVSLIGAFFIMYVCGFTINILTLLAIVLATGLVVDDGIVVTENIYKKIEAGLPRMRAAKEGSEEIFFAVIATSITLAFVFLPIIFLQGFVGSLFREFGIVVAGAVLISAFVSLTLTPVLNVKLARKTHKHSWFYEKTEPFFRWMEDSYKNSLTAFMKARWIAVAIIFVCLGMIYWLFNTLQSELAPIEDRSMFRLSVTAPEGTSYDAMDKYVTDLVSFMQDSIPEKKVILSVTAPGFSGAGSVNTAFSFVTLPEPQDRTRSQKDIVNMVNRNMYRFPQGKVFAIEQQTIQVGRRGGLPVSFVLQNVNFEKLSAVIPQFVDAASANPVFQGIDVDLKFNKPELRIHINRAKASELGVSVADISSTLQLALSNRRFGYFIRNGKQYQVMGQVFRSDRDDPVDLQSIYVRNARGEAIQLDNLVSIEEETSPPVIYHYNRMKSATISAGLAPGKTIGDGIDAMNAIYAKLKQDKVIDESFDTALSGSSRDYAESGSNTMFALVLALILIYLVLAAQFESWIDPFIIMLTVPLAFAGALLSLWVFGQTWNIFSQIGVIMLIGLVTKNGILIVEFANHMRDAGKEKAASAIEGSVMRLRPILMTSLAMALGALPIAMSLGAASTSRIPLGIVIVGGIMFSLVLTLYVIPAMYTFLSRRKKNVEFEEALLSENPEAAAAAAHA